A region of the Desulfonatronum sp. SC1 genome:
GGGCCAAAGAAGATGGCGAACTCGGCCCAATATATGGCTACCAATGGCGCTCATGGCCGGGCTATGACGGAACACACATTGATCAGGTTCAGCAGGTAATACAATCCATCAAAAGCAACCCCGATTCGCGCCGTCACATTGTGAGTGCCTGGAATGTGGGACAAATTGATGAGATGCAACTGCCTCCGTGCCACATTCTTTTTCAGTTTTATGTGGCCAACGGCACGCTCAGCTGCCAACTTTACCAGCGAAGTGCAGACATTTTTCTGGGCGTACCATTTAATATTGCATCCTACGCCTTGCTTACCATGATGA
Encoded here:
- a CDS encoding thymidylate synthase; translated protein: DEGVHKEDRTGTGTISVFGHQMRFNLAEGFPLVTTKKLHLKSIIHELLWFLKGSTNVKYLQDNGVRIWNEWAKEDGELGPIYGYQWRSWPGYDGTHIDQVQQVIQSIKSNPDSRRHIVSAWNVGQIDEMQLPPCHILFQFYVANGTLSCQLYQRSADIFLGVPFNIASYALLTMM